From Selenomonas ruminantium AC2024, a single genomic window includes:
- the nagB gene encoding glucosamine-6-phosphate deaminase codes for MRLIVTDSYEKMGMEAANIVAGQVYLKPNSVLGLATGSTPVSMYQRLVAVHQSVGLDFSEVTTFNLDEYIGMSPDNPQSYHYFMQENFFRHINIRPENVFLPNGMAEDMVAEGERYEQLIESRGGIDLQVLGIGQNAHIGFNEPDLKFAATTHKVELDEETIQANSRFFKSAAEVPRYAISMGIKTIMMAEHVILLANGRNKAEAVRKAVCGDVTPEAPASILQLHRDVVVIVDREAAALLPPIIRGVNITYKE; via the coding sequence ATGCGTTTAATCGTTACCGATTCCTACGAAAAGATGGGGATGGAGGCTGCCAATATTGTGGCGGGGCAGGTATACCTGAAGCCCAACAGTGTTTTGGGGCTGGCCACGGGCAGTACGCCTGTTTCCATGTATCAGCGGTTGGTGGCAGTTCACCAAAGTGTGGGGCTGGATTTTTCCGAGGTGACAACTTTTAACCTCGATGAATACATCGGCATGAGCCCGGACAATCCCCAGAGCTACCACTACTTCATGCAGGAAAATTTTTTCCGGCATATCAATATCCGTCCGGAAAATGTCTTTTTGCCCAACGGCATGGCAGAGGATATGGTGGCAGAAGGGGAGCGCTACGAGCAGTTGATTGAGTCCAGAGGGGGCATTGACCTGCAGGTGCTGGGCATTGGTCAGAATGCGCATATTGGCTTTAATGAGCCGGATTTGAAGTTTGCGGCTACCACGCATAAGGTCGAACTGGACGAGGAAACCATTCAGGCCAATTCCCGCTTTTTTAAGAGTGCGGCGGAGGTGCCAAGGTATGCCATCAGCATGGGCATCAAGACGATTATGATGGCCGAACATGTCATACTGCTGGCCAATGGGCGCAACAAGGCCGAAGCGGTGCGCAAGGCCGTCTGCGGGGATGTGACGCCGGAGGCTCCGGCTTCCATCCTGCAGCTGCACCGGGATGTGGTGGTTATCGTGGACAGGGAGGCGGCTGCTTTGCTGCCACCCATTATCCGCGGTGTCAATATAACCTATAAAGAATGA
- a CDS encoding PTS transporter subunit EIIC — protein MDLFAQNQGSNSSLFAKAQRFGKSFMLPIAVLPAAGILLGIGGALSNPNSVKAYPFLDIGWLQNVFTIMAAAGNVVFANLAILFAIGIAVGLARSDKGTAGLSAALALLVMNSTINAMLKITGTLAKDNLAGVGQGMALGIQTLETGVFGGVAVGIMTYLLHARFNKIELPQFLGFFGGSRFVPIVTSFSAIFLGVAMFVIWPHFQQLIFGMGGLVESTGYIGTLIYGFVLRMLGPFGLHHIFYLPFWTTALGGAEVIQGQLVEGTQRIFFAQLGDPNTTQYYIGISRFMSGRFITMMFGLLGACLAMYHTAKPEKKKLVGGLLLSAGLTSFLTGITEPIEFSFLFVAPMLYVLHAFFDGCAFMLAHILQITVGQTFSGGCIDLILFGILQGADKTNWIYIPMVGIPWFFLYYFSFKYLILKFDFKTLGREDEDEVVEAADIQKVAGHKDAERTELIINGLGGRANIVELDCCATRLRVTVKDGSKVSERMLKESGCRGVLQSGTGVQVIYGPQVTVIKNELEEVLSF, from the coding sequence ATGGATTTGTTTGCACAGAATCAGGGGAGCAACAGTTCCTTGTTTGCTAAAGCACAGCGCTTTGGCAAGTCTTTTATGCTGCCGATTGCGGTATTGCCGGCAGCTGGTATCTTGCTGGGGATTGGTGGGGCTTTGTCCAATCCTAATTCGGTGAAGGCGTATCCGTTCCTGGATATTGGCTGGCTGCAGAATGTGTTCACCATTATGGCGGCAGCAGGCAATGTGGTCTTTGCCAATCTGGCGATTCTGTTTGCCATCGGCATTGCGGTAGGTCTGGCCCGCTCCGATAAGGGGACGGCAGGACTGTCGGCAGCACTGGCACTGTTGGTTATGAATTCCACCATCAATGCTATGCTGAAGATTACGGGAACGCTGGCTAAGGATAATTTAGCCGGGGTCGGTCAGGGGATGGCCCTGGGCATCCAAACTTTGGAAACGGGTGTATTTGGCGGTGTAGCCGTAGGTATCATGACGTATTTATTGCATGCCCGTTTCAACAAGATTGAACTGCCGCAGTTCTTAGGCTTCTTCGGTGGTTCGCGGTTCGTGCCCATCGTGACCTCCTTTTCCGCCATCTTTTTGGGTGTGGCCATGTTTGTGATTTGGCCGCATTTTCAGCAGCTGATTTTTGGCATGGGCGGTCTGGTGGAATCCACGGGTTATATCGGCACTTTGATTTATGGTTTTGTGCTGCGTATGCTTGGCCCGTTCGGTCTGCATCATATCTTCTATCTTCCCTTCTGGACCACGGCTCTGGGCGGCGCGGAAGTTATTCAGGGCCAGCTGGTGGAAGGTACGCAGCGGATTTTCTTTGCCCAGCTTGGTGATCCGAATACGACGCAGTATTACATCGGCATTTCCCGGTTCATGTCCGGCCGCTTCATCACCATGATGTTTGGACTTTTGGGTGCCTGCCTGGCCATGTATCATACGGCAAAACCGGAGAAGAAAAAACTGGTGGGCGGCCTCCTGCTGTCGGCTGGCCTGACTTCCTTCCTGACGGGCATCACGGAACCCATCGAGTTCTCTTTCCTGTTTGTGGCACCGATGCTCTATGTGCTCCATGCCTTCTTTGATGGCTGTGCCTTCATGCTCGCCCATATCCTGCAGATTACCGTCGGCCAGACGTTCTCCGGCGGCTGCATCGATTTGATTCTGTTTGGTATTCTGCAGGGGGCAGACAAGACCAACTGGATTTACATTCCCATGGTGGGCATTCCCTGGTTCTTCCTCTATTACTTCTCCTTCAAGTACCTGATTCTGAAGTTTGACTTCAAGACGCTGGGCCGCGAAGATGAGGATGAAGTGGTGGAAGCCGCCGACATTCAGAAGGTGGCCGGTCATAAGGATGCAGAGCGCACGGAATTAATCATCAATGGTTTAGGCGGCCGTGCCAACATTGTGGAATTGGATTGCTGTGCAACCCGTCTGCGCGTCACCGTTAAGGATGGCAGCAAGGTCAGTGAACGCATGCTCAAGGAAAGCGGCTGCCGCGGCGTCCTGCAGAGCGGCACTGGAGTTCAGGTCATCTACGGCCCGCAGGTAACGGTGATTAAAAATGAACTGGAAGAAGTATTGAGTTTCTGA
- a CDS encoding acetyl-CoA carboxylase biotin carboxylase subunit, which yields MFKRILIANRGEIAVRIIRACQELDIETVAVYSDADANALHVRLADMAVNVGPEDALESYLNKPAILKAARETHADAIHPGYGFLSEDADFAEQVTEAGITWIGPMPETIRLVGDKDIARASIAPSGIPMAKGSDPLTSNEEAIKVATEVGYPVILKPVSGGGGKGMCVAHDENDLKNILNLLVDITKTKYYFEHYIERSRHIEVQIVADNYGEVLHLGERECSLQRRNQKLLEESPSIALTQDMRNRVGRLAVKAAKSVHYSNIGTVEFLLDLSNNEFYFMEINPRIQVEHGITEAVTGIDLVRTQIRIAAGEALEITQEDVNFTGHAIECRINAEDPENNFMPCPGQITFLHEPSGPRVRFDSGVTAGLSIEPYYDSMIAKIIVHGRTRGDAIKIMERALKEFRIDGVKTTVSLHKKILKDTYFRTGNIDTQFIKKRMDAYEAAPKDTKDMNEEELANTISESMYFA from the coding sequence ATGTTCAAACGCATTTTAATTGCTAACCGTGGCGAAATCGCCGTGCGCATTATCCGTGCCTGCCAGGAGCTGGACATTGAAACCGTGGCTGTTTATTCTGACGCCGATGCCAATGCCCTGCATGTGAGACTTGCCGATATGGCTGTCAATGTCGGCCCGGAAGACGCTCTGGAAAGCTATCTCAATAAACCGGCCATCCTCAAAGCTGCCCGTGAAACCCATGCCGATGCCATTCATCCCGGTTATGGTTTCCTCTCCGAAGATGCAGACTTTGCCGAACAGGTAACGGAAGCCGGCATCACTTGGATTGGCCCCATGCCGGAAACCATCCGCCTTGTCGGTGACAAGGACATTGCCCGCGCTTCTATCGCTCCTTCCGGCATTCCGATGGCCAAGGGCAGCGACCCGCTGACGAGCAACGAGGAAGCCATCAAGGTTGCCACTGAAGTCGGCTATCCCGTTATCCTGAAGCCGGTATCCGGTGGCGGCGGCAAGGGCATGTGCGTAGCACATGACGAAAATGACCTCAAGAACATCCTGAACCTCTTGGTGGACATTACCAAGACCAAATATTACTTCGAGCATTATATCGAGCGCTCCCGCCATATCGAAGTGCAGATTGTGGCCGATAACTACGGTGAAGTTCTCCATCTGGGCGAACGTGAATGCTCCCTGCAGCGCCGTAATCAGAAACTCCTGGAAGAATCGCCGTCCATCGCGCTCACGCAGGATATGCGCAACCGCGTAGGCAGACTGGCGGTAAAGGCTGCTAAGAGCGTTCACTACTCCAATATCGGTACGGTTGAGTTCCTGCTTGACCTGTCCAACAACGAATTCTACTTCATGGAAATCAACCCGCGCATTCAGGTTGAGCATGGCATCACCGAAGCCGTCACGGGTATCGACCTCGTGCGCACGCAGATTCGCATTGCCGCTGGTGAAGCACTGGAAATCACCCAGGAAGATGTGAATTTCACTGGCCACGCTATCGAATGCCGCATCAACGCCGAAGACCCGGAAAACAACTTCATGCCCTGCCCGGGACAGATTACGTTCCTGCATGAACCCAGCGGCCCGCGTGTCCGTTTCGACTCCGGTGTAACGGCAGGTCTTTCCATTGAGCCTTACTACGATTCCATGATTGCCAAGATTATCGTTCATGGCCGCACCCGTGGTGACGCCATCAAAATCATGGAACGTGCCCTCAAGGAATTCCGCATTGACGGCGTCAAGACTACCGTTTCCCTGCACAAGAAAATCCTCAAGGATACCTACTTCCGCACGGGCAACATTGACACCCAGTTCATCAAGAAACGCATGGATGCCTATGAAGCTGCCCCGAAAGATACCAAGGATATGAACGAGGAAGAACTCGCCAACACCATCAGCGAAAGTATGTACTTCGCATAA
- a CDS encoding MurR/RpiR family transcriptional regulator: MKILPQMDRPAFRPSKLDQKLLAYLRENAGKVPHMTISQLAEACGTGEATVTRFVKKMGYGSLQQFKVALAAELTENSRNFIINRDIDAHESALVTGRKLLEANVSTLERTLAALPEGLIENCAQKLLEARRIRFIGLGNSGFTARDSAYKFYRIGLESAGLDNSHDMFMMAALAGKGDVIVAVSQSGQSPELLQTLQLAHKQGAYCMLVTADGAAGHQEFIDACIIYEAKESLLETGSIKAKLAQFFVMDLLYTQVVKKMPEQALENKRRTAEAVRMLNGEE; the protein is encoded by the coding sequence ATGAAAATATTGCCACAGATGGACAGGCCCGCATTCCGGCCTTCCAAGCTGGATCAAAAATTGCTGGCGTATCTGCGGGAGAATGCCGGAAAGGTTCCTCATATGACGATTTCTCAGCTGGCGGAGGCTTGTGGCACAGGCGAAGCAACGGTGACCCGCTTCGTCAAGAAAATGGGGTATGGCAGTCTGCAGCAGTTTAAGGTGGCACTGGCGGCCGAACTTACGGAAAACAGTCGGAATTTTATCATCAACCGTGACATTGACGCGCATGAATCGGCATTGGTGACAGGCCGCAAGCTGCTCGAAGCGAATGTCAGCACGCTGGAGAGGACTTTGGCGGCTCTGCCGGAGGGCTTGATTGAAAATTGTGCCCAGAAGCTGCTGGAGGCTAGAAGGATTCGCTTTATCGGCTTGGGTAATTCCGGTTTTACGGCGCGGGATTCGGCTTATAAGTTCTACCGGATTGGCCTCGAAAGTGCGGGTCTCGACAACAGTCACGATATGTTTATGATGGCGGCTTTGGCGGGCAAAGGGGATGTGATTGTGGCCGTGTCACAGTCCGGGCAGTCACCGGAACTTTTGCAGACATTACAGCTGGCACATAAGCAGGGAGCATATTGCATGCTGGTTACGGCTGATGGAGCAGCGGGGCATCAGGAATTTATTGACGCCTGCATCATTTATGAAGCCAAGGAATCCCTGCTCGAAACCGGCTCTATCAAGGCGAAACTCGCGCAGTTTTTCGTGATGGATTTGCTCTATACCCAGGTGGTTAAGAAGATGCCGGAGCAGGCTTTGGAAAATAAACGGCGTACAGCAGAGGCCGTGCGCATGTTAAATGGGGAGGAATAG
- the uvrC gene encoding excinuclease ABC subunit UvrC, producing MTEIVEEKLKLLPDKPGVYIMKNAEGRIIYVGKAIVLKNRVRQYFQSGKNHTPKVRAMVSHIADFEIIMTASEVEALILECNLIKKHRPRYNISLKDDKSYPYVKVTLQEDFPRVFITRRILKDGARYFGPYTNATAVHESLKLLRRLFPLRTCKHLQERPCLEYHIKRCLAPCAGKVEKGDYDAMIRAVLLFLEGRTEDVERELQLRMEQAAENFHFEIAARLRDQLLAVRKVAEKQNIVTGAGDQDAIGLARSEIGVVVQVFMIRGGKMIGREHFLLQGSEDESDGQVLAAFLQQYYHRATFIPREILLPLEIPQTEQELLEKWLSAKKQKAKVQLILPQRGTKKDIVDMAASNAEKYLHDEAARIKQANDQTLGAVEELGRYLGLPKPPDRMECFDISHNQGSETVASMVVFEGGLPKKSDYRRFKIQSTEGKPDDFLSMREVTTRRYVDLPEEELPDLIIIDGGKGQLSSALEIIRNVAGHMHVPVVGLAKQFELVFTEGNPEPVVLPRHSQALYLIQRIRDEAHRFAITYHRKLRGKRNLVSVLDHIVGIGPKRRQALWSHFGSINKIKAATVEELAMAPGMNKPAAEAVYNFFAAQAELRGK from the coding sequence ATGACGGAGATCGTTGAGGAAAAGTTAAAATTACTGCCGGATAAGCCCGGCGTATATATAATGAAGAATGCCGAGGGGCGTATTATATATGTTGGCAAGGCCATTGTGCTGAAGAACCGGGTGCGGCAGTATTTTCAGTCCGGCAAGAATCACACGCCCAAAGTGCGGGCCATGGTTTCCCATATTGCGGATTTTGAAATCATCATGACCGCCTCGGAAGTGGAGGCCCTTATCTTAGAGTGCAATCTGATTAAGAAGCATCGGCCCCGTTATAATATCAGCCTCAAGGACGATAAAAGTTATCCCTATGTGAAGGTGACCCTGCAGGAGGATTTCCCGCGCGTGTTTATCACTCGCAGGATTCTGAAGGATGGAGCAAGGTACTTTGGCCCCTATACGAATGCCACGGCGGTACATGAGAGCCTGAAACTTTTGCGGCGGCTTTTTCCTTTGCGCACCTGCAAGCATTTGCAGGAACGGCCCTGTTTGGAGTATCATATTAAGCGGTGTCTGGCACCCTGCGCAGGCAAAGTAGAAAAAGGCGATTACGATGCCATGATTCGGGCGGTGCTGCTCTTTTTGGAGGGGCGCACCGAGGATGTGGAGCGTGAATTGCAGCTGCGCATGGAGCAGGCGGCCGAGAATTTTCACTTTGAAATTGCGGCACGCCTGCGCGACCAGCTGCTCGCCGTGCGCAAGGTGGCCGAAAAGCAGAATATCGTCACGGGGGCCGGTGACCAGGATGCTATAGGGCTGGCCCGTTCCGAAATCGGTGTTGTCGTGCAGGTCTTTATGATTCGCGGAGGCAAGATGATTGGCCGGGAGCATTTCCTTTTGCAGGGCAGTGAGGATGAAAGCGACGGGCAGGTACTAGCGGCCTTCTTGCAGCAGTATTATCATCGAGCCACGTTTATCCCGCGGGAAATTCTTTTGCCGCTTGAAATTCCGCAGACGGAACAGGAGCTATTGGAAAAATGGCTGTCGGCGAAGAAACAGAAGGCCAAAGTCCAGCTTATCCTGCCGCAGCGTGGTACGAAAAAAGATATTGTGGATATGGCGGCTTCCAACGCGGAGAAATACCTCCATGATGAAGCGGCCCGTATCAAGCAGGCCAATGACCAGACTTTGGGCGCGGTGGAGGAGCTGGGCCGTTATCTGGGCCTGCCCAAACCGCCCGACCGCATGGAATGTTTCGATATCTCCCATAATCAGGGCAGTGAAACGGTGGCGTCCATGGTGGTCTTTGAAGGCGGTTTGCCCAAGAAAAGCGATTATCGGCGGTTTAAGATTCAGAGCACCGAGGGCAAGCCGGACGATTTTCTCTCCATGCGGGAGGTAACGACCCGCCGTTATGTGGATTTGCCGGAGGAAGAACTGCCGGATTTAATTATCATCGATGGCGGCAAGGGACAGCTTTCCTCGGCGTTGGAAATCATCCGCAATGTGGCGGGGCATATGCACGTACCAGTGGTTGGTCTGGCCAAGCAGTTTGAACTTGTGTTCACCGAAGGAAATCCTGAGCCGGTGGTCTTGCCGCGCCATAGTCAGGCGCTCTATCTGATTCAGCGGATTCGTGATGAGGCGCACCGCTTTGCCATCACTTATCATCGCAAACTGCGAGGCAAGCGCAATCTGGTGTCGGTGCTCGACCATATTGTCGGCATTGGGCCGAAACGGCGGCAGGCTCTTTGGAGTCACTTTGGCAGTATCAATAAGATTAAGGCGGCCACTGTGGAGGAGCTGGCTATGGCTCCTGGTATGAATAAGCCTGCGGCGGAAGCCGTGTATAATTTCTTCGCGGCTCAGGCAGAGTTAAGAGGTAAGTAA
- a CDS encoding malate dehydrogenase, translating into MKVTVVGAGNVGATVANVLAVKNFCSEVMLVDIKKGFAEGKAMDIMQTAHLLNFDTTVTGVTAEIGDENGYAPTEGSDVVVVTSGMPRKPGMTREELIGVNAKIVKGVVDQALKYSPNAIFIIISNPMDAMTFLTLKDSKLPRNRVLGQGGMLDSSRFRYFLSKALQEAGYPATPTDIDGTVIGGHSDKTMVPLTSLATYRGIPVTQLLTKEQLDDAVAQTKVGGATLTGLLGTSAWYAPGAAAAAMVEAIALDAKKLMPCCVYLDGEYGEKDLCIGVPVILGKNGMEKIVEYKLEGDEKAKFDESVAAARNTNSKLGDALK; encoded by the coding sequence ATGAAGGTAACAGTTGTTGGTGCAGGTAACGTAGGCGCTACCGTAGCAAATGTGCTGGCAGTAAAGAATTTCTGCAGCGAAGTTATGCTGGTGGACATTAAGAAAGGTTTTGCTGAAGGCAAGGCTATGGACATCATGCAGACGGCACATCTTCTGAACTTTGACACCACGGTAACGGGCGTTACGGCTGAAATCGGTGACGAAAACGGCTATGCACCGACGGAAGGTTCCGATGTTGTCGTTGTTACTTCCGGTATGCCGCGTAAACCGGGCATGACTCGTGAAGAACTCATCGGCGTAAATGCAAAAATCGTCAAAGGTGTTGTTGACCAGGCGCTGAAGTATTCTCCGAACGCTATCTTCATCATCATCTCCAACCCGATGGACGCTATGACGTTCCTGACGCTGAAAGATTCCAAGCTGCCGCGCAACCGCGTTCTCGGTCAGGGCGGTATGCTCGACAGCAGCCGTTTCCGTTATTTCCTGTCCAAGGCTCTGCAGGAAGCTGGCTATCCGGCAACTCCGACCGACATCGATGGCACGGTTATCGGCGGCCACAGCGACAAGACCATGGTTCCTCTGACGAGCCTGGCTACTTATCGTGGCATTCCTGTTACCCAGCTCCTTACGAAAGAACAGCTGGATGACGCTGTTGCTCAGACCAAGGTTGGCGGCGCTACGCTGACTGGCCTCCTCGGCACCTCCGCTTGGTATGCTCCGGGCGCTGCTGCTGCTGCAATGGTTGAAGCAATCGCTCTCGATGCCAAGAAACTCATGCCCTGCTGCGTATACCTCGATGGCGAATACGGCGAAAAAGATCTCTGCATCGGCGTACCCGTTATCCTCGGCAAGAACGGCATGGAAAAAATCGTTGAGTACAAGCTGGAAGGCGACGAAAAAGCTAAGTTTGATGAAAGCGTAGCTGCAGCCCGCAACACCAACTCCAAACTCGGCGATGCGCTGAAATAA
- a CDS encoding PHP domain-containing protein yields the protein MKKIDLHVHSLVSDGSFTPGELAVHAKEQGLAAFALTDHDVIAGSDEAAAAAEKAGVEFINGMELTADFQGLKIHVVCLGFDAQNPAFQAMYKKIRAIKEGRIEDIIEFVRRKGLDISLEKVQEFTYKGLLDRYAVMRYLVSLHLYDRAQPLWDNYLDPAVVEMGLNFNITAEEALPIIHEAGGITSLAHFHKNIGLGSLDNRQQQEQAIVELHRLGLDGMERFYPNYSAEDEEFAAQMIQKYDLLPTGGTDFHGTNRPGIEMGTGMNGNIAVPYDFFRGVKERLGK from the coding sequence ATGAAGAAAATTGATTTGCACGTACATTCTCTGGTGTCGGATGGCAGCTTTACGCCGGGAGAATTGGCGGTTCATGCCAAGGAGCAGGGACTGGCAGCCTTTGCGCTGACGGACCATGATGTGATTGCAGGCTCGGATGAGGCGGCAGCTGCCGCCGAAAAGGCTGGCGTGGAATTCATCAATGGCATGGAACTGACGGCAGATTTTCAGGGGCTCAAGATTCATGTGGTATGCCTAGGATTTGATGCGCAGAATCCTGCCTTTCAGGCCATGTATAAGAAAATCCGTGCTATTAAGGAAGGGCGCATTGAGGATATCATCGAGTTTGTGCGCCGCAAGGGCTTGGACATCAGTCTGGAAAAGGTACAGGAATTCACCTATAAAGGACTATTGGACCGTTATGCGGTAATGCGTTATCTGGTGTCCCTGCATCTCTACGATAGAGCCCAGCCCCTTTGGGATAATTACCTTGACCCGGCAGTGGTGGAGATGGGGCTGAATTTCAATATTACGGCGGAAGAGGCTCTGCCCATTATTCACGAAGCGGGCGGCATAACGTCTTTGGCACATTTCCATAAAAATATCGGGTTGGGAAGTTTGGACAACCGCCAGCAGCAGGAACAGGCCATTGTGGAATTGCATCGTTTGGGGCTTGATGGCATGGAACGGTTCTACCCTAATTACTCTGCCGAAGATGAGGAGTTTGCGGCGCAGATGATTCAGAAATATGATTTGCTGCCTACGGGCGGGACGGATTTCCATGGGACGAACCGGCCCGGGATAGAGATGGGGACGGGAATGAATGGTAATATTGCCGTGCCCTATGATTTTTTTCGAGGCGTTAAGGAACGGCTTGGGAAATAA
- a CDS encoding N-acetylmannosamine-6-phosphate 2-epimerase has protein sequence MSFLADVQGKLIVSCQALPDEPLHSSFIMGRMALAAKEGGAVAIRAQSSDDIREIQKVTGLPVIGLVKRNYEDSPIYITPTMAEVEDLLTTDCEMIALDMTDRPRPQGEKLPDLLARIHEGGRLVLADISTYEEGMAAAKLGADAISTTLSGYTPYSPQLSGPDVELVTALSRDLDIPVFAEGRINVPADIQRVMAAGAYAPIVGSAITRPQLITARFAQALSV, from the coding sequence ATGAGTTTTTTGGCAGATGTGCAGGGAAAGCTCATTGTATCCTGTCAGGCTTTGCCCGATGAACCGCTGCACAGTTCGTTTATCATGGGACGCATGGCGCTGGCAGCTAAGGAAGGAGGGGCAGTGGCTATCCGGGCCCAGAGCAGTGATGATATCCGGGAAATCCAAAAGGTGACCGGCCTGCCGGTTATCGGTCTGGTCAAGCGGAATTATGAGGATTCCCCCATATACATCACGCCTACCATGGCCGAGGTGGAGGATTTGCTCACGACAGACTGTGAGATGATTGCGCTGGATATGACGGACAGACCACGGCCGCAGGGGGAAAAGCTGCCGGATTTGCTGGCTAGAATTCATGAAGGCGGCAGGCTGGTACTGGCGGATATTTCCACCTACGAGGAAGGCATGGCTGCGGCAAAATTGGGGGCAGATGCCATTTCGACTACCTTGTCTGGCTATACGCCGTATTCGCCACAGCTTTCCGGTCCGGATGTCGAGCTTGTGACGGCGTTGAGCCGGGATTTGGACATTCCGGTATTTGCCGAAGGCCGCATCAATGTGCCGGCGGATATTCAGCGGGTCATGGCGGCAGGTGCCTATGCACCGATTGTGGGGTCAGCCATTACGCGACCGCAGCTGATTACGGCAAGATTCGCGCAGGCTTTGTCTGTGTGA
- a CDS encoding FhaA domain-containing protein: MLDRIERVARVKGVESAIDRSFERKEGYNESKKNKQSFEKALTKEMDKEVRPANEAGLGVPNAYRLELSARPTQSLFYREMVDISDIEGKINTTV, encoded by the coding sequence ATGTTAGACCGGATTGAGCGCGTGGCCCGGGTAAAGGGCGTGGAATCGGCTATTGACCGTTCATTTGAACGGAAGGAAGGCTATAATGAGTCCAAGAAAAACAAACAATCCTTTGAAAAAGCTCTGACAAAAGAAATGGACAAAGAAGTTCGTCCCGCTAATGAGGCAGGCCTCGGAGTTCCCAATGCCTACCGGCTGGAGCTCTCCGCGCGTCCTACCCAGTCCCTGTTTTATCGCGAGATGGTGGATATCAGCGATATTGAAGGGAAAATTAATACAACGGTATAA
- the tadA gene encoding tRNA adenosine(34) deaminase TadA, whose product MQDDVYYMREALKEAQIAYDLEEVPIGAVLVDNETGEIVTRGHNMREIWHDATAHAELIAIQNACRDLGRWRLSGLTLYVTIEPCPMCAGAIVMSRVDRVVYGSTDSRAGACESVFNIPGNEQLNHRPEITAGVLQEECAGIMKRFFKERRDKKKKEKAMLSNVDKSN is encoded by the coding sequence ATGCAAGATGATGTTTATTATATGCGGGAGGCGCTCAAAGAAGCACAGATTGCCTACGATTTGGAGGAAGTTCCCATCGGTGCCGTGCTGGTGGATAATGAGACGGGAGAAATCGTAACGCGGGGCCACAATATGCGCGAAATCTGGCATGATGCCACGGCGCATGCCGAACTGATTGCCATACAGAATGCCTGCAGGGATTTGGGTCGCTGGCGCTTGTCCGGGCTGACCCTTTATGTCACCATTGAGCCCTGCCCGATGTGTGCCGGTGCCATCGTCATGAGCCGCGTAGACCGGGTAGTTTACGGCAGTACCGACAGCCGGGCGGGAGCCTGCGAGTCCGTGTTTAATATTCCCGGCAATGAGCAACTGAACCATCGTCCTGAGATTACAGCAGGCGTCCTGCAGGAGGAATGTGCGGGTATCATGAAGCGTTTCTTCAAGGAACGGCGGGATAAGAAGAAAAAAGAAAAGGCCATGCTAAGCAATGTTGACAAGTCAAATTGA
- a CDS encoding rubredoxin, with protein MKTWVCTVCGWIYDEAQGDSEYDLAPGVAFADLPEDFVCPLCGVGKDMFEEQ; from the coding sequence ATGAAGACTTGGGTTTGTACGGTTTGTGGCTGGATTTATGATGAGGCGCAGGGCGACAGTGAGTATGATTTGGCTCCGGGTGTGGCTTTTGCGGATTTGCCGGAGGATTTTGTCTGCCCTCTGTGCGGTGTCGGCAAGGATATGTTTGAAGAACAATAG